Proteins encoded in a region of the Enterococcus gilvus ATCC BAA-350 genome:
- the gltB gene encoding glutamate synthase large subunit — protein sequence MTKQQMTEARTMYDPSFEKDACGMGFIAQMNGTASHQLVKHALTMLERMNHRGGTGAEPETGDGAGILATIPDNFFQREAKAAGVALPDRGHYAVGMFFLPADEKHKSGLQQALVKEIEAAGYLVLWQRDVPFQYENCGPGAQKVMPSFVQLFIKRPLEVETAREFEDRLYRLRRKLEKTYHAGEMAICSLSSRTIVYKGMLHAYQVGIFYDDLQDEAFAASIAVVHSRFSTNTFPSWDRAQPFRFLAHNGEINTLRGSENWMKSHGIEVYNEEDSDSAKLENCMEYLYRNGRDIPHALMMMVPEAWSEEAGLGEEQTAFQEYNASFMAPWDGPAALCFTDGEMVGATLDRNGLRPSRYSITKDGFVQVASESGVVDFAPSNVIEKGVLGPANMILVDTVNGKFYRNQEIKEKYAKAHAYKEWLTENRIELSQLAETERKDASLTEKDLQRMWKLNGYTDEIIRDELLPMAEKGEEPVLSMGYDSPLAVLSDKPQSLFTYFKQQFAQVTNPPIDAIREQLVIGTEMFLGRDGDIRVDDAHNCQKLKINSPVLSTSDFLKIAQLNTKEQKAVTLSTLYPIDGQNALEDGLEYMFKEAESAIDAGGTILILSDRGSEKAKMAMPILLAVSGLHNYLVRKGKASLASLVVDSAEVCEVHHFATLIGYGASGIHPYGAYATLKNFEIENGLENYRKAAEKGIVKVMSRMGISTIAGYHGAQLFEVVGISEPVTNRYFTGTASRIGGLSLHQIEEEYLQRHRLAYGPKQNDLLASGGSFQYKADGEHHLFNPKTIYNFQQAVRAGDYQLFKHYVSQMNQEALDEPTNLRALWEFKKERPSVKLSEVEPASKIVKRFKVGAMSYGSLSEEAHQCIAEAMNRIGAKSNSGEGGENRNRFKPKADGKNFNSKIKQVASGRFGVNAEYLMSAEELQIKMAQGAKPGEGGQLPGNKVFPWVAEIRGSTPGVRLISPPPHHDIYSIEDLAQLIYDLKAINPYAKINVKLVSSTGVGTIATGVVKAGADVVVISGYDGGTGASPRNSIRDAGLPWEMGVAEAHQTLAMNNLRQRMTLETDGKLMTGRDVAMAILLGAEEYSFASLALVAIGCVMMRVCSLNTCPVGVATQNPALRKFFVGKPEHLIHMMYFIAEDLREIMADLGFRSIDEMIGHTEVLEPRFIAKGKAKSLDFSRILSTSIGIERKTEDPFKEKREWPELDHFAEGAIKNGEQVSISHPINNVNRTVGARMGGWIAERFGNYELTPGQIKYTYTGIAGQSFGSFITQGMELKLIGEGNDYVAKGLSGGRVIIVPPKDAAYDVEQSPIVGNVVCFGANRGEGYFRGKAGERFCVRNSGANVVVEGVGDHGCEYMTGGVAVILGETGRNFAAGMSGGVAYVYDPKGTFADKCNLEMVDLFKLGETGDDAVLKEMIEKHLTYTDSLKAAELLNNWASAQQHFVKVYPREYHEMVRVTEELAKTGLSGEALIEKAFVEVIGEQTVPAGKGRG from the coding sequence ATGACAAAGCAACAAATGACAGAGGCCCGGACCATGTATGATCCCTCTTTTGAGAAGGATGCATGTGGTATGGGCTTTATTGCTCAAATGAATGGAACAGCTTCGCATCAATTGGTGAAGCATGCATTAACGATGTTGGAACGAATGAATCACCGAGGCGGAACCGGGGCAGAACCTGAAACAGGCGATGGCGCTGGAATCTTGGCGACAATTCCCGACAACTTTTTTCAAAGAGAAGCAAAAGCGGCAGGTGTTGCTTTGCCGGATCGTGGACATTACGCAGTAGGAATGTTCTTTTTGCCAGCGGATGAGAAGCACAAGAGCGGACTGCAACAGGCGCTCGTAAAGGAAATTGAAGCGGCGGGTTATTTGGTCCTTTGGCAGCGGGATGTGCCGTTCCAGTATGAAAACTGTGGACCAGGTGCTCAAAAAGTCATGCCTAGCTTTGTGCAACTGTTCATAAAGCGGCCGCTAGAGGTTGAAACAGCGCGTGAATTTGAAGACCGCCTGTATCGTTTACGTCGCAAATTGGAGAAGACATACCATGCTGGGGAAATGGCGATATGCAGTTTATCCAGCCGAACAATTGTTTACAAGGGCATGCTGCATGCATATCAAGTTGGTATTTTTTATGATGATTTGCAGGATGAAGCCTTTGCCGCAAGTATCGCGGTGGTGCATTCGCGCTTTTCGACCAATACTTTTCCTAGCTGGGACCGCGCGCAGCCTTTTCGATTCTTAGCGCATAATGGGGAGATCAATACCTTAAGAGGATCTGAAAATTGGATGAAGAGTCATGGCATCGAAGTATACAACGAAGAAGATTCCGACTCCGCCAAGCTAGAAAATTGTATGGAATATTTGTACCGAAACGGTCGTGATATTCCTCACGCATTAATGATGATGGTACCAGAAGCCTGGTCAGAAGAAGCGGGCTTGGGCGAAGAGCAGACTGCTTTTCAAGAATACAATGCCAGCTTTATGGCTCCGTGGGATGGTCCTGCGGCGCTGTGCTTTACAGATGGTGAAATGGTCGGCGCTACGTTAGATCGAAACGGGCTGCGTCCTTCTCGATATTCGATCACGAAGGATGGTTTTGTTCAAGTGGCCTCTGAGTCTGGCGTCGTTGATTTTGCGCCTTCGAATGTGATTGAAAAGGGTGTTTTAGGACCGGCGAATATGATTTTGGTTGATACGGTCAACGGAAAGTTTTACCGCAATCAGGAAATCAAAGAAAAATATGCGAAGGCACATGCGTACAAAGAGTGGTTGACTGAAAATCGGATTGAGCTGTCGCAGCTTGCGGAGACGGAACGTAAAGACGCCTCGCTGACTGAAAAAGACCTTCAACGTATGTGGAAATTGAACGGCTATACCGATGAGATCATTCGAGATGAATTGTTGCCGATGGCGGAAAAAGGCGAGGAACCGGTCCTCTCAATGGGCTATGATTCTCCTTTAGCTGTCTTGAGTGACAAGCCGCAATCGCTATTCACGTATTTCAAACAGCAATTTGCCCAGGTCACGAATCCCCCGATCGATGCGATCCGAGAGCAACTTGTGATTGGAACAGAGATGTTCTTGGGAAGAGATGGGGACATTCGTGTGGATGATGCCCATAATTGTCAAAAATTGAAGATTAATAGCCCGGTTCTCAGTACGAGTGATTTTCTGAAAATCGCACAATTAAATACAAAGGAACAAAAGGCAGTAACACTCTCGACGCTTTATCCAATCGACGGACAAAACGCGTTGGAAGACGGGCTGGAATATATGTTCAAGGAGGCCGAGTCTGCTATTGATGCTGGCGGGACGATCCTTATATTGAGTGATCGAGGCTCAGAAAAAGCAAAAATGGCGATGCCGATTTTGTTGGCAGTGTCTGGGCTCCACAATTACTTGGTGCGAAAAGGAAAGGCCTCATTAGCAAGCTTAGTCGTTGATTCTGCTGAGGTCTGTGAAGTTCATCATTTTGCGACTTTGATTGGCTATGGTGCCAGTGGCATACACCCTTATGGAGCCTATGCGACATTGAAGAATTTCGAGATTGAAAATGGTCTGGAAAATTACCGCAAGGCGGCTGAAAAAGGAATCGTGAAGGTGATGTCGCGGATGGGGATCTCAACGATCGCCGGTTATCACGGTGCACAACTCTTTGAAGTAGTGGGGATTAGCGAACCGGTTACTAACAGGTATTTCACTGGAACGGCTAGCCGTATCGGGGGTCTGTCTCTGCATCAAATCGAAGAAGAATATTTACAGCGGCATCGGTTAGCTTATGGACCGAAACAAAATGACCTGTTAGCCTCTGGGGGAAGCTTCCAGTATAAAGCAGATGGGGAACATCATTTGTTCAACCCGAAGACTATTTACAATTTCCAGCAGGCAGTTCGTGCGGGCGATTATCAATTGTTTAAACATTACGTTAGCCAAATGAATCAAGAGGCATTGGATGAACCGACCAATTTACGGGCGTTATGGGAGTTCAAGAAAGAACGACCATCAGTAAAACTCTCTGAGGTCGAGCCTGCGAGTAAGATCGTTAAACGCTTCAAAGTCGGGGCGATGTCTTATGGTTCTTTGAGTGAAGAGGCCCACCAGTGCATTGCAGAGGCGATGAACCGGATCGGTGCCAAATCAAATAGCGGTGAGGGCGGAGAAAATCGCAACCGATTCAAGCCTAAAGCAGACGGCAAGAACTTCAATAGCAAAATCAAGCAAGTGGCTTCTGGACGTTTCGGTGTAAATGCGGAATATTTAATGAGTGCCGAAGAATTACAAATCAAAATGGCGCAGGGTGCTAAACCGGGTGAAGGTGGGCAATTGCCAGGAAACAAGGTCTTTCCTTGGGTCGCTGAGATTCGTGGCTCCACACCTGGGGTCCGCTTGATTTCACCACCGCCGCATCATGATATTTATTCGATTGAGGATTTGGCGCAGTTGATCTACGACTTAAAAGCGATCAATCCCTATGCGAAAATCAATGTGAAGTTGGTGTCAAGTACGGGTGTTGGAACGATCGCGACAGGCGTTGTGAAAGCTGGAGCTGACGTGGTCGTTATCTCGGGATACGATGGCGGAACTGGCGCGTCTCCACGAAATTCAATTCGGGATGCTGGATTGCCGTGGGAGATGGGTGTGGCCGAAGCGCATCAAACACTGGCGATGAATAACTTGCGTCAACGGATGACGTTAGAAACAGATGGGAAATTAATGACGGGCCGTGACGTGGCGATGGCGATTTTACTGGGTGCGGAGGAATATAGTTTTGCTTCCCTTGCTTTAGTAGCGATCGGTTGTGTCATGATGCGTGTATGTAGTTTGAACACTTGTCCGGTAGGCGTAGCCACGCAAAATCCAGCTTTACGAAAATTTTTCGTGGGCAAACCGGAGCATCTGATTCATATGATGTATTTTATAGCAGAAGATTTGCGGGAAATCATGGCTGATTTAGGCTTTAGAAGCATTGATGAAATGATCGGCCATACAGAAGTGCTGGAACCGCGCTTTATTGCAAAAGGCAAAGCAAAATCTTTGGATTTCTCACGTATTTTATCTACCAGTATTGGGATCGAACGGAAAACAGAAGATCCATTTAAGGAAAAGAGAGAATGGCCTGAGTTGGATCACTTCGCTGAAGGTGCCATCAAAAATGGAGAACAAGTCAGCATCAGCCATCCAATCAACAATGTGAATCGGACTGTCGGCGCACGAATGGGCGGCTGGATCGCAGAGCGCTTTGGAAACTATGAATTGACGCCAGGTCAGATCAAGTACACCTACACGGGAATCGCCGGACAAAGTTTTGGTTCCTTTATTACTCAAGGGATGGAATTGAAGCTGATTGGTGAAGGCAATGACTATGTGGCTAAAGGATTGAGTGGCGGTCGAGTGATTATTGTACCGCCAAAGGATGCTGCATACGATGTGGAACAATCGCCAATCGTCGGAAACGTGGTATGCTTCGGTGCGAATCGAGGAGAAGGCTATTTTCGTGGTAAAGCCGGCGAACGTTTTTGTGTTCGAAACAGCGGCGCAAATGTCGTCGTTGAAGGCGTCGGGGATCATGGGTGTGAATACATGACTGGCGGTGTAGCTGTTATCTTAGGTGAAACAGGGCGGAATTTTGCTGCGGGAATGTCTGGCGGGGTGGCCTATGTTTATGATCCGAAGGGCACATTTGCTGATAAGTGCAACTTAGAGATGGTCGATCTTTTCAAGTTGGGCGAAACAGGAGACGATGCTGTCTTGAAGGAAATGATCGAGAAGCATCTTACGTATACAGATTCATTAAAAGCGGCTGAATTGTTAAATAATTGGGCGTCGGCTCAACAACATTTTGTCAAAGTTTATCCAAGAGAATACCACGAAATGGTTCGTGTGACCGAAGAATTGGCAAAGACTGGTCTATCAGGCGAAGCGCTGATCGAGAAGGCCTTTGTCGAAGTCATCGGAGAGCAAACGGTACCGGCTGGAAAGGGGCGTGGCTAA
- a CDS encoding metal-dependent transcriptional regulator — MTPNREDYLKLILELGGDKEKVSNKKIVAGLSISGASVSEMINKLVKEGLVEHSPYQGVQLTPLGLEKASTLVRKHRLWEVFLVDHLGYSWNEVHDEAEVLEHVTSSQLEQKLDHYLDHPTFCPHGGMIPQQDQTVHEKDRQTLASYPEGTTIRIARVLDEKDLLDYLMDLGIAIHEEYEITKIAAYEGPITLQNDQKEVSISYKAASTIFVDAL; from the coding sequence ATGACACCAAATCGCGAAGATTACTTAAAATTAATATTAGAATTAGGTGGCGACAAAGAAAAAGTCAGCAATAAAAAAATTGTCGCTGGTTTGTCCATTTCTGGCGCTTCTGTCAGCGAGATGATCAATAAACTAGTAAAAGAAGGACTCGTTGAGCACTCCCCTTATCAAGGCGTTCAATTAACGCCGCTCGGTTTGGAAAAGGCGAGTACGCTTGTCCGCAAACATCGTTTATGGGAAGTCTTCTTAGTCGATCATTTAGGTTATTCATGGAATGAAGTCCATGATGAAGCAGAAGTATTAGAGCATGTGACATCCTCACAATTAGAACAAAAATTGGATCATTATTTAGACCATCCAACTTTTTGTCCCCATGGCGGAATGATTCCGCAACAAGATCAGACCGTTCATGAAAAAGACCGTCAAACCTTAGCAAGCTACCCTGAAGGAACAACCATTCGGATCGCTCGTGTTTTAGACGAAAAAGACTTGCTCGACTATTTGATGGATCTTGGCATCGCCATCCATGAAGAATACGAAATCACAAAAATTGCTGCCTATGAAGGGCCGATTACTTTACAAAACGACCAAAAAGAGGTTTCAATTAGTTACAAAGCTGCATCAACGATTTTTGTAGACGCCTTGTAA